tggtgatgggctttcttgatcaagaattattaattaaattaaattaaattaataatagtgttggacactagcccaaatTTAGATGAAAGGTggacctaaagagtcacacgcAAATCACggagaagggacgaggaattaattagaaattaattccataagtaattggattactcatatatgagagggattcattggatggataagcccaaaaataaattaattggattaatttcatattgggtttgcccttattatttaataagttggacttattatttaataaaaggtTATTAagctcaaaatttaattgaattaaatatttgatggacttaattaagtggcctttaattaaattggacttaattaattgggccttatattttaattaattaaaatcggcccaagttcattaattaagttggtggaaattgttagaaaaagaaattattgactaacaaattcacttttgaaaaatatcatgttagtcatcatttatttagaataaataattttattaccttatggatggttaaaatgaacctaaacatattttaatatatccatacaaggtatgtATATGTGTTAGTCATTTGAAAtgactaatgaatacataacaaatcaagaaaaataatttcctacaccAAAAATCCACCTCTCGGCGGCCCCCCTCTTGTATACACACTAGATGTgttttctccctaattttcttctagcaaagagaattAGGGTCTGAATGCTGGTGTAGACGcaactttagagggcttctatGTTGAAGCCTTGCGTGAACAGATCAAACGAAGGTGGTTCGaagtaaattaaagaaagaggtgattcttgatttacgttcTAGTACCTCTTGtatttcattcaaccattagccccattaattttattgtcttgtatattattaactacatcgaacgcccgagaactccaagggtacaccccttggcattatgttttattgcatttttgtttttatttacgcattttattttttaccgCTTCCGCTTGAGCTTTCCCgagccgatccactcgcacctCGCGGTGCCTTTCATGTTCAAGGAGTGTCAAACACGTGTTGGACACGTTTAgagttttttaataatttcaaaaagttttggattttttttaaaataaaaagatttttgggTTTAATAAGAAAAGACTAATTCACTCCTcttagattaaaaattttatgatgaaatcactaaaaattcGAGAGATGGTCATGATAGCATAACTAATTTGGATTACTAGAAATTTCTCATTGTgtactttttataataaaatgattatatattttttaagccacatttgattaaaattttcgatgtaagacatgcttattttatattttatcttcaatatttacatattgctattttaattttatgataaattgcgaatataaattaaagatatattatatatagtcgTGTCAGTATCgtgtcctaatttttttatattttttgtattaccGTATCTGTCTCATATCGCATTCGTGTGATCATATTCGTGTCCATGCATCATAGCCCTCCACCATCTACAAGTGTTAAGAATTGTTTCttcaaatagttatttatttatttaattaatgtgttttcttttcctccgAGTACAAGtattctctttcaaaattattttttttatcataataattttcgtattatcattttctctacaaggaaaatttttaataaatgatatttcattatggataaattacgagataaatgcatttttggtcctcaaatataattattaatgccattttagttttcaaataatttaaggtTGCGTTATTAGTactcaaactttaattttttttttggcacttTTGAACATTCTGTTAACTTAacgaaaatttaatttaaagtggaaaaatttgcttttttcctcccattttgtagtgtttttcaatttataatccaatgcatctattgcttaaataaaatttttattaaatttaacgaAAAAGTTAACGGAAGGACCAAACATGtcaaaaaagttaaagtttgaggagcaaaattgcaattttaaattgtttgaggacaaaaattgcattagTGACTATATTTGAGgacaaaaaaatgtatttatctgttaaattatattttgccatccGAACTATGCTCGTTGTTACAGTTTGCCATAGAAACTTTTTTTCGCATTaacttatcatctcaactttgcgaaatttgcactttgcaaTATATGacctttttttgttgattttcctgtcgaaaaaacatcaaatgatatgcatatgtgaaaaataacccttaaatatcacatgcgCTCTACATATGAAGTTTGTTTAACAAAAGTCTTGGTCAAAAAACAGCTATAAATAgtaaagtgcaaaattttataaagttgagatgataagttgataccaaaaaaaaaatttagatgccaaaatataaaaacagccataatttgaataataaaatataattaaccctttacattatttatatttttaaattttttttgtacatatatagtaacaaatttatattattttccaCATATATTTGAGTATGTCACGTAAGCTGGTCTTAAGAATAAGGTACATAATGAACGTCCATCTTAAGAAAGAGCGCATGTATTTAGTGTGATCCCATCTTTGTGTTGACATTTTCGTCAAATATTGATATACTGCAcgtttcatttttcatttttcctttttaaatatttgatatttctttGGAGGGTACGAGAAAATTCAACTTATATacttgaatttaaatatgggtattgataatattctatattaatcattattataaggaaaaaaaagtaaaattttcttattaagtTCCGTTTGTCTGACCTTAAATACTAAAGAGTAAATAACTcgaattgttttttaaataattttacacgAATACTTAAGTACTTCCCAGAAAATAGGGTTGGcgtgattataaaattaaatacaggtaaattatattgatgccGTCTGAGTTTAGgttaaaatacacaaatatctattttgttttataaaattacaaatatacccTTTGAGGTTATAATTGTGATATAACTACGCTCCATATTTAGAAACAAAACTCACACAGGGTACAATTGTAATTTAGCAAAATATAGAaagtgtttatatattttgacgtAATTTCATGGattgtcaatgtaatttacctttaaatAATAACCTAATGTGCGTGAAGATTACGTCAAtatctttattgtttttcttttaatttaaatgcttttaaaatgaataataactatatatagGTTTGCTTgattcttaatattttcttaattgttggaatcttttatttattaatgagattttttgtattacgacaatatatattcttgGGTTTTTGTGggtatgaaaatttatttttacaaatttcaaaatatgtaACTTAAATTTAGATgggttttttctatttaattttttgcatttatttaaaaaatatttgtgcgTATGCAAGAACAGATGATAaagttataataattgaaataaataatttattcggGCCGTCAAATTCTATTTGATATTCAAGTGAGAACGACGAATATAAATTTACTTGAGCtcgatttgttaaatttaatggaccgtatttaaataaagtattttgtttgatgtGCTCGCAACTTGATTCgattaatgtaaaaataaataaatatatttaaaatattaattactcgAGATCCACTCgtgtttgataataaaaataagttcaagctcaattcaatcaataatcATATCAAATTAACCCAAAATTTCAAGTTTAACAATAACTTGTACaagtttgaataataataCGTTTGACTCGACTCGATCTATTTATAGatataatgattaataatatttaaaaaataaaataaataaatatatttttgtgtctTTTAACAATAATATGATCAATTCGACGTAATAGTGCCAGTgaatactaatatttaaaagggataattgcaCTTTCCTCCCCCTAATATTTgctgtaattacacgtagattttctgtggtttgagaaattagtCTAACACCCCTAAggtttgcttttatttaacaaataagtcccttcgttaatcaaaattcactgaattagctaatattaacaaaaaaaaactgaataaaattgatatttaccttcAATCGACTTATtacaagtaaaaaaaaaattctgactAAACTATTCTTGTAATGGTGAAGATACTATTAACGAGTGAAGACGTATGAtggtattttgattatataaaaattatttgacctgtaataaaatagtaataagtcaatcggagataaaaatataattttttttaatttttttattaatatcaataaattcggtGCATCTTGATTAATgtatggacttatttgttagaagaaaacaactttagaaatactagatataatttttcaaacgatagaaaatttatgtgtaattatagcAAACTTcataaaagtgtaattatttctatttaaaaaataaaacaaaataaaaatgcatttctATGTCATAAATGCAACAGATGTTAGGTATCCTAGGAAATGGGTGGTAGCGTCTTTTGCCCAGGGCCCAACACCCCCTAAgatttactttttctaaaaataaaataaatatataatcatatcgCTTTATctagtttgaaaaattcatataatattatcaatgtttgtttcgtccaataaatatttttttttggttaaaatttatcaaattcgctaatattgaaaaaaaaattgaatgaaagtttttatttaaatgaaattcgctaatattgaaaaaaaaattgaatgaaagtttttatttaactcgatttttattactgatttattatgaggcaaataaatattttttaatcaaactaCTTTTATACATCTGCACACGCACTAACGCATGTGAGAAGGTGcatcttcaccattataaggcCAATTTGGACCAAACAATATTCtattgacctgcaataaatcaataatacgtcaattgagaaaatataaatttgcattcaatttttttttgttatatcaataaatttcatgaattttgattaataaaaaatttatttattgaatataaataattatcaaagttattagatgaaaatttaaattacaaaaaaattatgttgaattggaaatgcaaaaaaaacaTTATGGAATAGGGAATGGAAGAAAGTGGTGTTGTCCTTTCCATAGGCCCACAGCAATATGAGAGAGATTCTTCGGAAGACGGCCGACAACGTTATACCCCTCGTCCTCGCCTCGTGTTCCCAAATCAGACACAGATATTTTAAAGCCGGTTTCTCGCTTCGTGGTGGAATGAATATGTcttttgattttgtgattttttttaatgaaaagatgtgataaatataaaaatatgggataattattattttttttcttaaaatttggtgaaattccacgtaaatttattttaatttggaaaattatatttaacacctCTGAATTTATCTTCATCTATCAAATAAGTTTTTCATTGGTCGAAGATTACTAAATTTgtcgatattaacaaaaaaaatgaataaaaattgatttttattctcgattgacttatgttgatttattataggtcaaataatttttttcaggctaaaatactcttataactgtaaaaatatacctcctcacatgcattaacacgtGAGACGTATGAGGATAGTTTggtattgaaaaaatttatttgatctgtataagtcaattaagggtaaagattatttttttttatctttttgttaatatcagcaaattcggtaaattttgactaacgaatggacttatttgttagatggaagcagACCTCATATGtggtagatgtaatttctcaaattacaaaaaatatacgtgtaattataccaaattttaggggatgagaatgtaattatctatatatatatataggtttatcataaattttgtataaaatatatgatattttataataatttttgtatgaaaaacataacaaaatgtgttttttgttggatttatgtattttctcatatttcttaatatatttgattttgtgttttgtatTATTCTAaggaaaaattgattttgtgttttttattagtGTAAATAATAACACATTGGGTGTGTGTTTATAAAGATATGGATGGGCATTAACAATGTTTTTGCGTGTATTTTGTGTAGTACGAAATTCATagtacatatttttttgtagtaaaaatatttgaatttatctgaattaaataatatttttttttaaaaaaacttgaaatcGCTCATTTAATTGGCGATTTCAACTGGTTTAGGTCCAGAATTTAATTCTGATTTTAATGCTGCTAAATTCTCATTTACTTCAAAATACACCAACACCAACAACAatcatctctttctctcttcatTTGCTCTCGAGCTCTCGCTCTTATTCGAGTTTTAGCTCTAGTTTCTTAAtgttttttagtgtttttcgAGGAAAAGATATTTTTCGGTATAATACAATACCGATAAAACTGAACCGTCTTATTTTGGAAAAAGTTTGTAGTAATTAGTGTACGTGGAAAATAGGACATATAATTACTTTAAagcaaatagaaaaaattacgTGATTCGGTTGGTAATGTAACTTGGACCGAGAGTTGTTATAATGCAACTATCGTGTAAgtttccaatttattttttgataaaacaACATATCTAACTATTTGCTTGTTTGTTCCAACGTGTTTGATTCGTCAATTTTggtttcaaattatatttattaaatctgATTGATTTTCAAAACGGTATTACGAATTGTTGATTATACACTTTTTCCAACATTATTTACGggattaatgaaaataattctgtaactttttaaaaaatttactttcagtcctcatatcaattttcattttggaaaaaaaataaaaagaaaaaaaaacacatgcaATTCAGATTGTTGTTTCACTcaactttaaaaataacaaatacttATGTGATTGTTTTggttaattttcaaataaaagttgatagaaggactaaaaatgagattttctatcaattaggtgactattttaaaaaatcataaataatgcatttgaatttgtattgaGCTTCAATTACAAGCGAAAAGTACAAATTTCCCAAATCAAAATAGACGGGAAAAAAGGGACCACATGTACATAAAAATCACTTAAAACTCTACGTACGCGTATGATCTCACACCACTTTCCATACCTAATCCCTtcagttgaaaattttttgtctCCTCTCATTGAAAACGCAATTCCTGGCGCAAATTGTTTGTTGGGATTATTATATGCCGAGCTCTGTACATGTGAAAAAGGAGGGCAAAAGGGCGTGCGCAGCAAATAGGCAATAATTCAGTCTTGGAGTTGGAGTGTGAGTGTTGCTGGAGTTTCGATTCAGAGGAAAAGCAAGGGCCAGACAGTTTGAGAATTCATGCAGGAACCATTTCTAATGTCAGGTTTAGCTCAGGATTATCATCTTTGTATTCATACATCTTTGTCTGAAAATCGTCTTTCTTTGGTTTGAAATGGTTTCTTGATGCACGTATGAATGGGGGAAATCTTGTGATATTTGATCTTGGGATTGTTTCTTTGTTGCAGAAAATGGGAATTGGCAACTGGGATTTTTCCTGAATCCTGATGCTGTCATTTCAGAGTGTTTTTGTGCTACTTTCTGACTGTTTTAGGTGTCtttcttgtgtgtgtgtgtgggggtgggggtgagAAATGGAATTTTCCCTTCTTGCAAATGTATAGGGGTGCCTTTCtgttttttcttgtaattggCTATTAACTCAGCATATTTTCATGTTTAGCTGTTGAATTTTCAGCATGAAGTTGTAAACTATGACGTACAAGTCTTGAACTTTCTACGGGTTGTTCTTAAGAGTTGCAACAATTCAACTGCTGTGAATTATATGTAGGATTATGCTACATATAGCAAGTAATTGCTCGGCAATATACAAATTCtgaacaatattatatatgttgacCAGAAATTCTCTCTTGAAATTCTATCTGCTCATTGTTGAAGAGTTCTTAATCCCATTATTGCTAACATTTCCATGGTCAGTATTTGTCTTACGGAATCTATTTCGTTTGTTGTTTGCCTTACTTGACGATGGTTTTGGAGAGAAGACATGGAAGCCCCCCGCCCGAAAACATTTCGGGACAAACTTGATGCTTTGAGGGCTATGGCTTGGGATGCATATAAAAGCAAGCCGATTTCCCATTGGATTCTTTTGACTCTAAGCAGTTTGGCAATGCTTGTGGCGTTCCCCGCCTCGTCCCTTCTGTCGCGTGTTTATTACTCCAACGGTGGGACGAGCAAGTGGATCATCTCTTGGGTGGCGGTAGCCGGATGGCCAATTCCTGCATTGGTTTTAATTCCTATGTACTCTATTTTGGGAATATTCCCGACTCCTCTGAACTTAAAACTTGTTCTATCTTATGTTGCTTTGGGTTTCTTAAGTGCTGCTGACAACCTCATGTACGCGTATGGATATGCATATCTTCCAGCGTCTACTGCTTCTCTATTGGGATCGACATCCCTGGTATTTACTGCGTTCTTTGGATATCTTCTGGTCAAGAATAAGATCAACGCTTCAACCATAAACGCCACGTTTGTCATTACTGCTGCAATGGCTATCATTGCGCTGGATTCAGATTCTGACAGATATGGAAATGTTACAGAGAGTCAATACATAATGGGGTTTATATGGAACATATTGGGATCTTTGCTGCACGGCCTCATATTTGCTCTATCAGAGttggtttttataaaatttctggGAAGAAGATCGTTCCATGTAGTTCTTGAGCAGCAAGTGATGGTTTCTCTATTCGGTTTTCTGTTCACAACCATTGGCCTCATAGTGAGCAAAGACTATGAACTGATGGCCTCCGAGGCGAAAACTTTCAAAGGTGGTAGAAGTTCGTATCTCTCGGTTCTGATTTGGGGAGTCGTTTCTTTTCAAGTGGGGATTCTGGGAGGCACCGCCGTGCTGTTTTTAGCATCGACTGTGCTAGCCGGCGTCCTCAATTCTGTAAGGGTACCCCTCACAAGCATTGCAGCCATTATACTTCTGCATGATCCGATGAGTGGTTTCAAGATCCTGTCTCTGATCATCACCTTCTGGGGATTCGCTTCTTACATATATGGGAATTACCCTCAGAGTGAAGATTCATCATGATCATCGGCAAGTATCCTATCATCGTCCCTACATCTGTTCACGATACACTTCTGAGCTTCTCCAGTAGAATATGCTACTTGTTGAATTACATACAGATTAGATGTATGCATATAATTTGCTCCACACTTCACAGTTAAAATATGAGCCATTTGGAACAAAGAAATTCTGCAAGTGAGATGTACAAAGTTGGAGCCAAAGAAATTGATTTGTGTTCTTATTAGTTTTGTGCAGTTGTTGTGGATTAGCATGTTTGTGATGTTACTCTATGCTCAATATGATCTTCATGTGTTAAGTGGTGCTAAATCAATAGTATGTGTAGCGGGTTCTTCTTGAGAAAGCGTTTTTTTTGTATTGGATAATGTTAGTTTTTGGTTtggtttcaaaaaatatttctaattgaTCAGTtgtttcatattaatttttttatgattgaaagatgtaaatgaattttcataatataaagGGATAGTTACATTCAGAACTCTCtctgaaaatgtgaaattacacttttttcaaaaaaaccTCAATTCTCTccgaaaatttattgtttacacataatttcctttttgttagggattgaatgaaaaatgctgaataacaaaaaaaaaaaaatacataaatttttaattgttctcTCTATTTAACATTCcctgtaataattttttacttataaggagaaaaatgtaatgatgttaacccATTCTCTCtatgtctctctctctctctctctctatatatatatattacatttgtccctttataaatataagaatttacttgagaatgtttaaataaagaaaaaaaataaaaatttatgtaattttttatgttaacttcaatatttttgtcgaAACCCTAACAGAATGAGATCAGGTGTAAACAAAGAATTTTCAGAGGggatgtaagtgtaattttaaaacttttttagagaaaaatgtaatttcacattttcagagggatataataagtgtaattaaccctaatataaaagtatgtataatataatataaattgatctTTTTTTCCCCAATCATGACATAAGGGAAAATGAAGTGATAATACCAAAATCTATactaatgttaaaaaaaaaaaaaaatatcattttcactcataataaaaaatactatcatGTCTATTCTATACTTTCATCGGTgttcatcatttttatttttaatatatgtggcatatttatctaattatatgcGTGCCAATATTGCGTGTTTTGACGACTAATTCTAAATAAAgtgaagagagaagaaaaaaaaaatgatacagTTTGGTGGTTTACAAgacaaatatcaaaatgcTTAAGAGGGTATTTGGGTAAGTTTATAGATTccaatttgttaaaatattttctttcacatacacacactctcttcacacacacaaacacacatctctctctctctctctcacacacacacacactttagaattttattgctgtttaatttttcttgcaagcagaataaagaaaatattttaaaattaaataataaattattataattaaataaaaataagatttctatttatattatatttaattaaaaaatacatattcaagaccttataaattatacaacttAAAAATAGTTACTgtattaacaaagaaaacatcaaatatatatatctattaataTTCGATTAGCATTACCgtaaacatatattatttttattaaaaattttaggtaataattcgttatttatttattttcttaaagataATTATctgttaaattttgatttttgaagtTAAACTAATGTGTACTacttataaaagtattttaaaaatatttaaatgcaaaatatcaagaattaacaacttatttgattctaatGGTATCATGCCATTTTTTATCGTTTACAATAAAAAGACATTATTATGCCAGATATTCTAACATCTTACAAGATGTGAAGACATCTTAACAAGctttgacattttcttttatccgAACACTTTAggagttttatttttaaaatattttaataaactgctaaaatattttataaaatgtagaagcttataaaatattttaaaaaaacaaccaGACAACCTATAAAAGAGTGTTTCGGGTAGCTTATATGGTTAGAAAGTGtttggtatttatttttagagaataGGTTATAAACGTTAAGAATTGGATGTTAGaaacttataagctctttaataAGAAGAAAGGAGTcgtgaatttatttttgagatcttaacaaatttaattataaatttattattactaacattttataagtttcattttactattttatccaaatatttaatgaaattatttttaaaatgagatgcaacatcttataagatgtatgaatttataagatcttttatataaatttagccaaacatcCTCAAaatcatactatattttttaattcgtCATTTACAATATCGAGCTATTTACATAGGCCAGTTACAGTATCAAGTTACGAATTTCGTTCTAAATTCAAAGGATAATTTtgagttatattttattaaatagtgataaattttaatttttaaggataattttgagttatattttattaaatagtgataattttttttttttttgatatagagtaatttgatatttagtctctaaattatttctttaagtttaatttcatcaattcaaGTATAGCCCAGTAAGATTAAAAGTtaggtatttatttaatttagttaaccTCAAATCAACAATCcgaaaatctcattttttgccTCTAGAATTGatgattatctaataaatacccATATAATGGGATATCACGAGGGCTATTTGTCagtcaattattaatttttaaaatgtatttataattttttaaataataaaataataattataattatgatacaTTTTAAAGGACTATGccataatttactatttaacaaaaataagtttcattaaatagttacaaatatataaaaaatcaaaactgaaaaaataatcttGATGAATTGGCCGAGGACTTGAATCACTAATCACATAGCATTTGCTCCCGAGTCCATACATTCAAGCAACAAAACAAACTCTAGACAGAGAAAcagaagagaaaagagagatgtCGGACGAAGAGCATCACTTTGAATCTAAGGCTGATGCAGGCGCATCTAAGACTTTCCCTCAACAAGCCGGTACCATCCGCAAGAATGGTTATATAGTCATAAAAGGCAGGCCTTGCAAGGTGCCCAGATGCCCTTCTTCTCTccctttttgttgaattttttactCTATTTCTTTATGCGATTCGATTTTCTCAGGGATGTTATTGTTTGTTTTGAGCTGGGTTTGTGTTATTTCCATCAAATCTTTATTGAATTTCGACTTCTCAAATCCAGGACATACATGGAGGATTTGGTTAATTTAGCATTATTGTTCATATCTGATGTCTTATTTGATTTGCTTCATATAAAGATAggtttttttgttcttatattGAAGAATTATTTGTGTGGATCGCAATGGAATTATGGTGTTATCCTGTTTCTTGTTGCTGATTCTGGTTTTAATCTGTAAGAGATGCTTCAATGTTCTTTATCAGAAACTGTTCACTACTCCCACAAATCTGTGTAGCTTCAGTCAATAATCAGTGGTAACTATGTGCCTGTCGTTTTAATTTGCATACTTTCTTCTTAAATTTAGGCATCTCACAAGAGCccttttgttgattttctgCTGCAACAGCGACTGCCAGTTAAATATGGATATTATTAGACGGTGATAATTGATATTGGAATTTATGATGTAATTGCATTCGATTTAgtaaaaaagggtaaaataaaataagggcCGTTTATTTCGTTGCTCGGAATCGACGTGCTTGCAACCCATTTTCCATATTGAATGTTTAATAGTCGTCTTTGACATTAGTCATATTTATTCACTCAACTCGTTTGTGATGCAAATTGAGTTAGTGTTGTCTTGCATACCGGTCATGTCAACCTCCCAACTTCGGAAGTGGAAAAGCTGAAAAAGGGgataagaaaagaatttgttcAATTGATGATTCATAGTTATATCATATTGCAGTAAAGATGATCGAAGGTTGTGTGCGCTGATACTATTCCATGTTCAA
The window above is part of the Sesamum indicum cultivar Zhongzhi No. 13 linkage group LG7, S_indicum_v1.0, whole genome shotgun sequence genome. Proteins encoded here:
- the LOC105166352 gene encoding probable purine permease 5; protein product: MQEPFLMSDMEAPRPKTFRDKLDALRAMAWDAYKSKPISHWILLTLSSLAMLVAFPASSLLSRVYYSNGGTSKWIISWVAVAGWPIPALVLIPMYSILGIFPTPLNLKLVLSYVALGFLSAADNLMYAYGYAYLPASTASLLGSTSLVFTAFFGYLLVKNKINASTINATFVITAAMAIIALDSDSDRYGNVTESQYIMGFIWNILGSLLHGLIFALSELVFIKFLGRRSFHVVLEQQVMVSLFGFLFTTIGLIVSKDYELMASEAKTFKGGRSSYLSVLIWGVVSFQVGILGGTAVLFLASTVLAGVLNSVRVPLTSIAAIILLHDPMSGFKILSLIITFWGFASYIYGNYPQSEDSS